One window of Erwinia aphidicola genomic DNA carries:
- the pgi gene encoding glucose-6-phosphate isomerase translates to MKNINPTQTAAWQALQQHFEQMKDVQIADLFAQDADRFAKFSATFDDQMLVDFSKNRITQETLDKLQALAKETDLQGAIKSMFSGEKINRTEDRAVLHVALRNRSNTPIMVDGKDVMPEVNAVLEKMKGFSERIISGDWKGYTGKAITDVVNIGIGGSDLGPFMVTEALRPYKNHLNMHFVSNVDGTHIAETLKTLNPETTLFLVASKTFTTQETMTNAHSARDWFLTSGEQEDVAKHFAALSTNAKAVSEFGIDTDNMFEFWDWVGGRYSLWSAIGLSIILSIGFSNFEKLLSGAHAMDRHFADTPEEKNLPVLLALIGIWYNNFFGAETEAILPYDQYMHRFAAYFQQGNMESNGKYVDRNGTPVTYETGPIIWGEPGTNGQHAFYQLIHQGTKLIPCDFIAPANTHNKLGDHHSKLLSNFFAQTEALAFGKARDVVEKEFADAGKDAQSVEHVVPFKVFEGNRPTNSILLRDITPFSLGALIALYEHKIFTQGAILNIFTFDQWGVELGKQLANRILPELSGADNVTSHDSSTNGLINRYKSWR, encoded by the coding sequence ATGAAAAATATCAATCCGACACAAACCGCTGCCTGGCAGGCACTGCAGCAGCATTTTGAACAGATGAAAGATGTGCAAATTGCCGACCTGTTCGCGCAAGATGCCGACCGGTTTGCTAAATTCTCCGCCACTTTTGACGACCAGATGCTGGTGGATTTTTCCAAAAACCGCATCACCCAGGAAACCCTCGACAAGCTGCAAGCGTTGGCGAAAGAGACCGACCTGCAGGGCGCGATCAAGTCGATGTTCTCCGGCGAGAAGATCAACCGCACTGAAGATCGTGCCGTGCTGCACGTGGCGCTGCGCAACCGCAGCAACACCCCGATCATGGTTGATGGCAAAGATGTGATGCCGGAAGTCAACGCGGTGCTGGAAAAGATGAAAGGCTTCTCCGAGCGCATTATCAGCGGCGACTGGAAAGGCTACACCGGCAAAGCCATCACTGACGTGGTGAACATTGGTATCGGCGGCTCCGACCTCGGTCCGTTTATGGTCACCGAAGCACTGCGCCCATATAAGAACCACCTGAATATGCACTTCGTTTCCAACGTCGACGGCACCCATATTGCCGAAACGCTGAAAACGCTGAACCCGGAAACCACGCTGTTCCTCGTGGCCTCGAAAACCTTCACCACTCAGGAGACCATGACCAACGCCCACAGCGCGCGTGACTGGTTCCTGACCTCCGGTGAACAGGAAGACGTGGCGAAGCACTTTGCCGCGCTGTCGACCAATGCTAAAGCGGTCAGCGAGTTCGGGATTGATACTGACAACATGTTCGAATTCTGGGACTGGGTCGGCGGCCGCTACTCACTGTGGTCGGCGATTGGCCTGTCGATCATCCTGTCTATCGGTTTCAGCAACTTTGAGAAGCTGCTGAGCGGCGCGCACGCGATGGACCGCCACTTTGCCGACACGCCGGAAGAGAAAAACCTGCCGGTGCTGCTGGCGCTGATCGGCATCTGGTACAACAACTTCTTTGGTGCTGAAACCGAAGCGATCCTGCCGTACGACCAGTATATGCACCGCTTTGCCGCCTATTTCCAGCAGGGCAACATGGAGTCCAACGGTAAGTACGTTGACCGTAACGGCACGCCGGTAACTTACGAAACGGGTCCGATTATCTGGGGCGAGCCGGGCACTAACGGCCAGCATGCGTTCTACCAGCTGATCCACCAGGGCACTAAGCTTATCCCTTGCGACTTTATTGCTCCGGCGAACACCCACAACAAGCTGGGCGATCATCACAGCAAGCTGCTGTCGAACTTCTTTGCCCAGACCGAAGCGCTGGCGTTTGGTAAAGCGCGTGACGTGGTAGAGAAAGAGTTTGCCGATGCCGGAAAAGATGCGCAGTCCGTCGAGCACGTGGTGCCGTTCAAAGTGTTTGAAGGTAACCGCCCGACCAACTCCATCCTGCTGCGTGATATCACGCCGTTCAGCCTCGGCGCGCTGATTGCGCTGTATGAGCATAAGATCTTCACTCAGGGCGCCATCCTCAACATCTTTACCTTCGATCAGTGGGGCGTTGAGCTGGGCAAACAGCTGGCTAACCGCATCCTGCCGGAACTCTCCGGCGCGGATAACGTCACCAGCCACGACAGCTCTACCAATGGCCTGATTAACCGCTATAAATCCTGGCGTTAA
- the yjbE gene encoding exopolysaccharide production protein YjbE — translation MKKVLWATAAIVYLASASGAFAAEAAGASATETGAAAGAEAGAMSAGVTTAVGIGAAGALAGIALAASSGGNGSNTGTTTTTTTSTTR, via the coding sequence ATGAAAAAAGTCTTATGGGCTACTGCAGCCATAGTGTACTTAGCGAGTGCTTCGGGCGCGTTTGCCGCAGAAGCAGCTGGCGCATCAGCGACAGAGACCGGTGCAGCTGCCGGTGCTGAAGCCGGTGCGATGTCGGCCGGTGTAACCACTGCCGTTGGTATTGGTGCTGCTGGCGCTCTGGCCGGTATTGCGCTGGCCGCGAGCAGCGGTGGTAATGGTTCCAATACCGGAACCACGACCACCACGACCACCAGCACCACCCGCTAA
- a CDS encoding YjbF family lipoprotein has translation MRNLPLLILCLLLQACTQTQKGLGETVKLAFLGADDIQMTNQQIDSLPYASMYLRVNDGQQIFVVLGFNENGQQKWITRDRAMLVTQHGRLVKTLGMADNLNEVSSLENDPLRDALHLSVGASWTRAMSWTENGQPRAATATSHFTRLKDEVLQLAGEPVACRVWQEEVSADDGQSWRNTFWIDTTSGQVRQARQMLGADTIPVEFTILKPAKS, from the coding sequence GTGCGAAACCTTCCACTGCTGATCCTCTGCCTGCTGCTTCAGGCCTGTACTCAAACGCAAAAAGGATTGGGTGAAACCGTCAAGCTGGCATTTCTCGGCGCTGACGACATCCAGATGACTAACCAACAAATCGACAGTTTGCCCTACGCCAGCATGTATTTGCGCGTCAATGACGGCCAGCAAATCTTCGTGGTGCTCGGCTTCAACGAGAACGGCCAGCAGAAGTGGATCACCCGCGATCGGGCGATGCTGGTGACCCAGCATGGTCGTCTGGTGAAAACGCTGGGCATGGCCGATAACCTCAATGAAGTCAGCAGCCTGGAGAACGACCCGCTGCGCGATGCCCTGCATCTCAGCGTCGGGGCCAGCTGGACGCGGGCCATGAGCTGGACGGAAAACGGCCAGCCGCGCGCCGCAACCGCAACGTCCCACTTTACCCGCCTGAAGGATGAGGTGCTGCAGCTGGCCGGTGAGCCGGTGGCGTGCCGCGTGTGGCAGGAAGAGGTCAGCGCCGACGACGGCCAGTCCTGGCGCAATACGTTCTGGATTGATACCACCAGCGGGCAGGTTCGTCAGGCCCGGCAGATGCTGGGTGCGGACACTATCCCGGTTGAATTCACTATCCTGAAGCCTGCGAAATCATGA
- a CDS encoding YjbH domain-containing protein, with amino-acid sequence MKKRYLLSLLSLSVACACQAQAATYSDPIGPSQSDFGGVGLMQVPTARMAKEGEFSLNYRYNDQYHFYSSSVQLFPWLEATIRYTDVKTREYSAVSSFSGDQTYKDKAFDLKLRLWEEGFWLPEVSVGSRDLGGTGLFDSEYLVATKAWGPFDFTLGLGWGYIGNSGTIKNPFCSASEKYCYRTEGNGTAGSVSGSDMFKGPTALFGGIEYQTPWQPLRLKMEYEGNDYQDDFAGRLEQKSKFNVGAIYRLTDWADVNVSYERGNTFMAGFTLRTNFNDLHQNQRDMPKPEYNPQPQDRFLEPTVTASQLTDLKYNAGLNAPNIQVDGSTMTVTGEQYKYRDTQRGVDRANVILANHLPSGIETLRVTQTRSNMPQVTTETNVGSLQRQLAGYPLGREETLQQQRVNPVRLGHTEQGFRIDGDRLNYSLSPVLNQSVGGPESFYLYQVGVMANASFWLTDHLLLDGSLFGNLANNYDKFNYNGAPSDSSLPRVRTHIRDYVENNVYVNNLQANYMRELGNGFYGQLYGGYLETMYGGVGGEVLYRPLDASWAVGVDANYVKQRDWDNMMQFTDYTAKVGNITGYWQPWFMRNVLVKASVGQYLAEDKGVTVDVSKRFDSGIIVGAYATKTNVSAEEYGEGDFTKGFYISVPMDVFSVSPTRGRAQVNWTPLTRDGGQMLGRKYQLYDMTTDRDANYR; translated from the coding sequence ATGAAAAAACGTTATCTTCTCAGCCTGCTGTCACTTTCCGTCGCCTGTGCCTGCCAGGCTCAGGCGGCGACTTATTCCGATCCGATCGGCCCCTCCCAGTCCGACTTCGGCGGCGTGGGCCTGATGCAGGTACCGACCGCGCGTATGGCAAAAGAGGGCGAGTTCAGCCTTAACTATCGCTACAACGACCAGTACCATTTCTACTCCTCCTCGGTGCAGCTGTTCCCGTGGCTGGAAGCCACCATCCGCTACACCGACGTAAAAACCCGCGAGTACAGCGCGGTGTCGAGCTTCTCGGGGGATCAGACCTATAAAGATAAAGCGTTCGACCTCAAGCTGCGGCTGTGGGAAGAGGGCTTCTGGCTGCCGGAAGTCTCGGTGGGCTCGCGCGATCTCGGCGGCACCGGGCTGTTCGACAGTGAATACCTGGTGGCGACCAAAGCCTGGGGACCGTTTGATTTCACCCTTGGCCTCGGCTGGGGCTACATCGGTAACAGCGGCACCATCAAGAACCCGTTCTGCTCCGCCAGTGAAAAGTACTGCTACCGCACCGAAGGTAACGGCACCGCCGGTTCGGTCAGCGGCAGCGATATGTTCAAAGGCCCGACGGCGCTGTTCGGCGGCATCGAATACCAGACCCCGTGGCAGCCGCTGCGCCTGAAAATGGAGTACGAAGGCAACGACTACCAGGATGATTTTGCCGGTCGTCTGGAGCAGAAGAGCAAGTTCAACGTCGGGGCAATTTACCGCCTTACCGACTGGGCAGACGTCAACGTCAGCTATGAGCGTGGCAACACCTTTATGGCAGGCTTCACCCTGCGCACCAACTTCAACGATCTGCATCAGAACCAGCGTGATATGCCGAAGCCGGAATACAACCCGCAGCCGCAGGATCGCTTCCTCGAGCCGACGGTGACCGCCAGCCAGCTGACCGACCTGAAGTACAATGCCGGGCTGAACGCGCCGAATATTCAGGTGGATGGCAGCACCATGACCGTCACCGGCGAGCAGTATAAGTATCGCGATACTCAGCGCGGCGTCGATCGCGCCAACGTGATCCTCGCCAATCATCTGCCGTCAGGCATTGAGACGCTGCGCGTCACCCAGACGCGCAGCAACATGCCGCAGGTTACTACCGAAACCAACGTCGGCAGCCTGCAACGGCAGCTGGCAGGCTATCCGCTCGGGCGTGAAGAGACGCTACAGCAGCAGCGGGTAAATCCGGTCAGGCTGGGCCATACCGAGCAGGGCTTCCGCATTGATGGCGACCGCCTGAACTACAGCCTGTCGCCGGTGCTTAACCAGTCGGTAGGCGGCCCGGAAAGTTTCTACCTCTACCAGGTGGGGGTGATGGCCAATGCCAGCTTCTGGCTGACCGACCACCTGCTGCTGGACGGCAGCCTGTTCGGCAACCTGGCCAACAACTACGACAAGTTTAACTACAACGGCGCCCCGTCCGACTCCTCGCTGCCGCGCGTGCGTACCCACATTCGCGACTACGTGGAAAACAACGTCTATGTGAATAACCTGCAGGCCAACTACATGCGCGAGCTGGGCAACGGTTTCTACGGTCAGCTGTACGGCGGCTATCTGGAGACCATGTACGGCGGCGTGGGTGGGGAAGTGCTGTATCGTCCGCTGGATGCCAGCTGGGCGGTGGGCGTCGATGCCAATTACGTCAAGCAGCGTGACTGGGACAATATGATGCAGTTCACCGACTATACGGCGAAGGTGGGCAACATTACCGGTTACTGGCAGCCGTGGTTTATGCGTAACGTGCTGGTGAAAGCCAGCGTCGGGCAGTACCTGGCGGAAGATAAAGGCGTGACGGTCGACGTGTCGAAGCGCTTCGACAGCGGCATTATCGTTGGCGCTTACGCCACCAAAACCAACGTCTCGGCGGAGGAGTACGGCGAGGGTGACTTCACCAAAGGCTTCTATATTTCGGTGCCGATGGATGTGTTCAGCGTGTCGCCAACCCGTGGCCGTGCGCAGGTTAACTGGACGCCGCTGACGCGCGATGGCGGTCAGATGCTGGGCCGTAAGTACCAGCTGTACGATATGACCACCGACCGCGACGCCAACTACCGTTAA
- the panS gene encoding ketopantoate/pantoate/pantothenate transporter PanS has translation MLATITRLFPLWAVLLSVAAYYTPTTFTGIGPYVTYLLMLIMFGMGVTLNTDDFKRVLTRPAPVIAGTFLHYLVMPLAAWGLAKLFNMPPDLSAGMILVGSVASGTASNVMIYLAKGDVALSVTISSVSALVGVFATPLLTKLYVDTHIQVDVVGMLLSIVKIVVVPIGLGLIIHHTLNGVVKRVEPYLPAFSMVCILLIISAVVAGSQGFIGSVGLMVIVAVILHNAIGLLGGYWGGKLFGFDESTCRTLALEVGMQNSGLAATLGKLYFSPLAALPGALFSVWHNLSGSLLAGYWSGKPIKKK, from the coding sequence ATGCTCGCCACCATTACCCGACTGTTTCCCCTCTGGGCAGTCCTGCTCTCTGTCGCCGCGTATTACACCCCCACCACCTTTACCGGGATTGGCCCATACGTCACCTACCTGCTGATGCTGATTATGTTCGGCATGGGCGTGACGCTGAACACCGATGACTTTAAGCGTGTGCTGACCCGTCCGGCGCCGGTGATTGCCGGGACATTTCTGCATTATCTGGTGATGCCGCTGGCCGCGTGGGGCCTGGCTAAGCTGTTCAATATGCCGCCGGACCTCTCCGCCGGCATGATTCTGGTCGGCAGCGTCGCCAGCGGCACCGCATCGAACGTGATGATCTATCTGGCGAAGGGTGATGTCGCGCTGTCAGTGACCATCTCTTCCGTCTCCGCGCTGGTTGGCGTATTTGCCACCCCGCTGCTGACCAAGCTGTACGTTGATACCCATATTCAGGTCGATGTCGTCGGCATGCTGCTGAGCATTGTGAAAATTGTGGTGGTACCGATCGGCCTTGGCTTGATTATTCATCACACCCTGAACGGCGTGGTAAAGCGCGTCGAGCCGTATCTGCCGGCATTTTCGATGGTGTGTATTTTGCTGATCATCAGCGCGGTGGTGGCAGGCAGCCAGGGCTTTATCGGTTCCGTTGGCCTGATGGTGATTGTCGCGGTGATCCTGCATAACGCGATTGGACTGCTGGGCGGTTACTGGGGCGGCAAGCTGTTTGGCTTCGACGAATCTACCTGCCGCACGCTGGCGCTGGAAGTGGGGATGCAGAACTCCGGCCTGGCGGCAACGCTCGGCAAGCTGTACTTCTCCCCGCTCGCCGCACTGCCGGGTGCGCTGTTCTCGGTGTGGCACAACCTGTCCGGTTCGCTGCTGGCCGGTTACTGGTCCGGTAAGCCGATTAAGAAAAAGTAA
- the malG gene encoding maltose ABC transporter permease MalG yields the protein MAVVQPKSQKLRLLLTHLLLLAFVAVIMYPLLMVIAISLRPGNYAIGSLLPEHISWDHWKLALGFAVTHENGSVTPPPFPVLLWLWNSVKVAAITAVGIVALSTTCAYAFARMRFRGKASLLKGMLIFQMFPAVLSLVALYALFDRLGQYLPFIGLNTHAGLIFAYLGGIALHVWTIKGYFETIDGSLEEAAALDGATPWQAFRLILLPLSVPILAVVFILSFIAAVTEVPVASLLLRDVNSYTLAVGMQQYLNPQNYLWGDFAAAAVLSALPITLVFIVAQRWLVNGLTAGGVKG from the coding sequence ATGGCTGTCGTGCAACCTAAATCGCAAAAGCTGCGGCTGCTGCTGACCCACCTGCTGCTGCTGGCGTTTGTCGCGGTGATTATGTATCCGCTGCTGATGGTGATCGCCATTTCGCTGCGCCCCGGCAACTATGCGATTGGCTCGCTGCTGCCGGAGCATATTTCCTGGGATCACTGGAAGCTGGCGCTCGGCTTTGCGGTGACGCATGAGAACGGCAGCGTGACGCCGCCGCCGTTCCCGGTGCTGCTGTGGCTGTGGAATTCGGTGAAGGTCGCGGCGATCACCGCCGTCGGCATTGTCGCCCTCTCCACCACCTGCGCTTATGCCTTTGCCCGCATGCGCTTTCGCGGCAAAGCCAGCCTGCTGAAGGGGATGCTGATTTTCCAGATGTTCCCGGCGGTGCTGTCGCTGGTGGCGCTGTATGCGCTGTTTGACCGCCTTGGCCAGTATCTGCCATTTATCGGGCTGAATACCCATGCCGGGCTGATCTTCGCCTATCTGGGCGGTATCGCGCTGCATGTCTGGACGATTAAGGGCTATTTCGAAACCATCGATGGCTCGCTGGAAGAAGCAGCGGCGCTGGACGGTGCCACGCCGTGGCAGGCGTTTCGCCTGATCCTGCTGCCGCTGTCGGTGCCGATTCTGGCGGTGGTGTTTATTCTGTCGTTTATTGCCGCCGTCACCGAAGTGCCGGTCGCCTCGCTGCTGCTGCGCGACGTTAACAGCTACACGCTGGCGGTCGGCATGCAGCAGTATCTGAATCCGCAGAACTATCTGTGGGGTGATTTTGCCGCGGCGGCGGTGCTGTCTGCGCTGCCGATTACGCTGGTGTTTATTGTCGCCCAGCGCTGGCTGGTTAACGGCCTGACGGCGGGCGGCGTGAAGGGTTAA
- a CDS encoding Na/Pi cotransporter family protein, whose translation MLTLLNLLSAVALLVWGTHIVRTGIMRVYGADLRRVLSRSVAKKPMAFLAGIGVTALVQSSNATTMLVTSFVAQELVGLTPALVIILGADVGTALMARILTFDLSWLSPLFIFFGVVFFLGRKQTRAGQLGRASIGLGLILLALQLIVAAATPITQAAGVKVLFSSLTGDVMLDSLIGALFAIISYSSLAAVLLTATLTATGVISFKVALCLVIGANLGSGLLAMLNNSASNAAGKRVALGSLLFKFIGSLLVLPFIDPLAALLEKLPVNDEELVIFFHVFYNLIRCIIMVPFAEPMAGLCKRLIGDDTETDLRLKPRHLDPGSLDTPALALANAARETLRMGDVLEQMLTTFSKVVHGELREDREIRKLDDDVDVLYTAIKLYLAQMPKEDLPEEDSRRWAETIEMALNLEMAGDILERMSGDVADKSLAARRAFSQEGMKELDAQLELLTNNLRLSLSVFLSRDITSARRLRRSKHRFRITNRRYSHSHVDRLHQHNVQSIETSSLHLGLLGDMKRLNSLFCAVAYSVLEQPDDDKDED comes from the coding sequence GTGTTAACCCTGCTTAATCTTCTCTCTGCCGTGGCGCTGCTGGTGTGGGGAACCCATATTGTCCGCACCGGCATTATGCGCGTTTACGGTGCCGATCTGCGCCGGGTTCTGAGCCGCAGCGTGGCGAAAAAACCGATGGCGTTCCTTGCCGGAATTGGCGTCACCGCGCTGGTACAGAGCAGTAATGCCACCACCATGCTGGTTACGTCGTTTGTCGCGCAGGAGCTGGTCGGGCTAACGCCTGCGCTGGTGATTATCCTGGGTGCGGATGTGGGTACGGCGCTGATGGCGCGTATTCTGACCTTTGATCTCTCCTGGCTGTCGCCGCTGTTTATCTTCTTTGGCGTGGTGTTTTTCCTCGGGCGCAAGCAGACCCGCGCCGGTCAGCTGGGGCGAGCCAGCATCGGGCTGGGGCTGATCCTGCTGGCGCTCCAGCTGATTGTTGCCGCCGCCACGCCGATCACCCAGGCGGCTGGCGTGAAGGTGCTGTTTTCCTCACTGACCGGCGACGTGATGCTCGACTCGCTGATTGGCGCGCTGTTCGCCATTATCAGCTACTCCAGCCTGGCTGCGGTGCTGCTGACCGCGACGCTGACCGCCACCGGGGTGATCTCCTTTAAGGTGGCGCTGTGCCTGGTCATCGGGGCGAACCTCGGCAGCGGCCTGCTGGCGATGCTGAATAACAGTGCGTCGAACGCCGCCGGAAAGCGCGTGGCGCTGGGCAGCCTGCTGTTTAAATTTATCGGCTCGCTGCTGGTGCTGCCGTTTATCGATCCGCTGGCGGCGCTGCTGGAAAAGCTGCCGGTCAACGACGAAGAGCTTGTCATCTTCTTCCACGTTTTTTACAACCTAATCCGCTGCATCATTATGGTGCCGTTTGCCGAACCGATGGCCGGGCTGTGCAAGCGGCTGATTGGGGACGATACCGAAACCGACCTGCGCCTGAAGCCGCGCCATCTTGATCCCGGCTCGCTCGATACCCCGGCGCTGGCGCTGGCGAATGCCGCGCGTGAAACCCTGCGCATGGGCGATGTGCTGGAGCAGATGCTCACCACCTTCAGCAAGGTGGTACATGGCGAACTGCGTGAGGATCGCGAAATCCGTAAGCTGGATGACGATGTTGACGTGCTGTACACCGCCATTAAGCTCTACCTGGCGCAGATGCCGAAGGAAGATCTCCCGGAAGAGGATTCACGGCGCTGGGCGGAAACGATTGAGATGGCGCTGAACCTGGAAATGGCGGGCGATATTCTGGAGCGCATGAGCGGTGACGTGGCTGATAAATCGCTGGCAGCGCGCCGGGCGTTTTCGCAGGAGGGCATGAAAGAGCTGGATGCGCAGCTGGAGCTGTTAACTAACAATTTGCGCCTCAGCCTGTCGGTGTTTTTATCGCGTGATATCACCAGTGCCAGGCGCCTGCGCCGCTCGAAGCACCGTTTCCGCATCACCAACCGCCGCTATTCGCACTCGCATGTCGATCGCCTGCATCAGCATAACGTTCAGAGTATCGAAACCAGCTCGCTGCACCTCGGCCTGCTGGGCGACATGAAGCGCCTGAACTCACTGTTCTGCGCGGTGGCCTACAGCGTGCTGGAACAGCCGGATGATGATAAAGATGAGGATTGA
- the lysC gene encoding lysine-sensitive aspartokinase 3 yields MSQNLIVAKFGGTSVADFHAMNRSADVVLSNPDVRLVVLSASAGVTNLLVSLAEGQPQEQRAYLLDEIRRIQYAIIDSLNQPAVIREEIDRMLDNITMLSEAAALANSTALTDELVSHGELMSTLLFVEILRQREAAAEWFDVRKVMRTDDHFGRAAPEVTTLAELASVQLQPRIAEALIVTQGFIGSEAKGRTTTLGRGGSDYTAALLGEALNAARIDIWTDVPGIYTTDPRVVPAAKRIDVITFEEAAEMATFGAKVLHPATLLPAVRRDIPVFVGSSKDPAAGGTIVCNKTENPPLFRALALRRKQTLLTLHSLSMLHTHGFLAELFSILARHQISVDLITTSEVSVALTLDTTGSTSTGDSLLSQALLTELSSLCRVEVEENLALIAIIGNKLSQACGVGKEVFGVLDPFNLRMICYGASSYNLCFLVPGNDAEKVVQTLHRNLFE; encoded by the coding sequence ATGTCTCAAAACCTGATCGTAGCGAAATTTGGCGGCACCAGCGTAGCCGACTTCCACGCTATGAACCGCAGCGCCGATGTCGTGCTGTCTAACCCCGACGTTCGTCTGGTGGTCCTTTCCGCGTCTGCGGGTGTCACTAATCTGTTGGTCTCTCTGGCTGAAGGCCAGCCGCAGGAGCAGCGCGCTTACCTGCTGGATGAGATCCGCCGCATTCAGTACGCCATTATCGATTCGCTTAACCAGCCAGCGGTGATCCGCGAAGAGATCGACCGCATGCTGGATAACATCACCATGCTGTCCGAAGCGGCGGCACTGGCCAATTCGACCGCACTGACCGATGAACTGGTCAGCCACGGTGAGCTGATGTCCACCCTGCTGTTTGTTGAGATCCTGCGCCAGCGCGAAGCAGCCGCAGAGTGGTTCGACGTGCGCAAAGTGATGCGCACCGACGACCACTTTGGTCGCGCCGCGCCGGAGGTGACAACGCTCGCCGAGCTGGCTAGCGTGCAGCTGCAGCCGCGCATTGCGGAAGCGCTGATTGTAACTCAGGGCTTTATTGGCAGCGAAGCGAAGGGCCGCACCACCACGTTGGGCCGCGGCGGCAGCGATTATACCGCTGCGCTGTTGGGCGAAGCGCTGAATGCTGCGCGCATTGATATCTGGACCGATGTGCCGGGTATCTACACCACCGATCCCCGCGTGGTGCCGGCGGCGAAGCGCATTGATGTGATTACCTTCGAAGAAGCCGCCGAAATGGCGACCTTCGGTGCCAAGGTGCTGCACCCGGCGACCCTGCTGCCTGCGGTACGCCGTGATATTCCGGTGTTTGTCGGCTCCAGTAAGGACCCGGCTGCGGGCGGCACTATCGTCTGCAACAAAACCGAGAACCCGCCGCTGTTCCGCGCGCTGGCTCTGCGCCGCAAGCAGACACTGTTGACGCTGCACAGCCTGAGCATGCTGCACACGCACGGCTTCCTGGCTGAACTGTTCAGCATCCTGGCGCGCCATCAGATTTCTGTCGACCTGATCACCACCTCCGAAGTGAGCGTGGCGCTGACGCTGGACACCACCGGCTCGACCTCTACCGGCGACAGCCTGCTTTCACAGGCGCTGCTCACCGAGCTTTCCTCACTTTGCCGCGTTGAGGTTGAAGAGAACCTGGCGCTGATCGCGATTATCGGCAACAAGCTGTCGCAGGCGTGTGGCGTGGGTAAAGAGGTGTTTGGCGTGCTCGATCCGTTCAATCTGCGCATGATCTGCTATGGCGCCAGCAGCTATAACCTCTGCTTCCTGGTACCGGGCAACGATGCCGAGAAGGTGGTTCAGACGCTGCACCGAAATTTATTCGAGTAA
- the psiE gene encoding phosphate-starvation-inducible protein PsiE, whose translation MTSQDRNTPATRLAFALQMVLNTGLIVLACILIIFLGKETIHLGNVLLNTGEQTSSYLLIEGIVIYFLYFEFIALIIKYFQSGYHFPLRYFVYIGITAIIRLIIVDHKNPFDTLAYSIAILILVVTLWLANSNRLKRE comes from the coding sequence ATGACTTCCCAAGACCGTAACACGCCTGCCACCCGGCTGGCATTTGCCCTGCAAATGGTATTAAACACCGGCCTGATCGTGCTGGCCTGTATCCTGATCATCTTCCTCGGCAAAGAGACCATCCACCTCGGCAATGTGCTGCTCAACACCGGCGAGCAGACCTCGTCGTATCTGCTGATTGAAGGCATCGTTATCTACTTTCTTTACTTCGAGTTTATCGCCCTGATCATTAAATACTTCCAGTCGGGCTACCACTTCCCGCTGCGCTACTTTGTTTATATCGGCATCACCGCGATTATCCGCCTGATTATCGTCGACCATAAAAACCCGTTCGACACCCTGGCCTATTCCATAGCCATCCTGATCTTAGTGGTCACGCTGTGGCTGGCGAACAGCAACCGGCTGAAGCGCGAATAA
- a CDS encoding capsule biosynthesis GfcC D2 domain-containing protein: protein MKKTITTLLAGIVASLSLQAVADSQVTVFYPGQAVPVAIVHAENLAQLVTSPVLQQKTWWPGTVISEKLATAVAVQQQQQLLSRLQAWRDELKRDDNGEQAAIVDNLRQQIAALKVTGRQRVNLDPDWVRLRPEANRTLQGEYSVYTLEKPTSVTLAGVVEKAGNTPWAAGRSVVDYLDAHPRMSGGERNTAQVISPAGDVTEVPVAYWNRRHYEPQPGSIIFVGFSSWTLPSAYADLNQQIVSVLTHRIPD from the coding sequence ATGAAAAAAACTATAACAACTCTTCTCGCAGGGATAGTGGCATCGCTGTCGCTGCAGGCTGTGGCGGATAGCCAGGTCACGGTATTTTATCCCGGGCAAGCGGTACCGGTGGCGATCGTCCACGCCGAAAATCTCGCGCAGCTGGTCACCAGCCCGGTACTCCAGCAGAAAACCTGGTGGCCCGGCACGGTGATAAGCGAAAAGCTGGCCACGGCGGTGGCAGTACAGCAGCAACAGCAGCTGCTGTCGCGCCTGCAGGCGTGGCGTGATGAACTGAAACGTGACGATAACGGCGAACAGGCGGCCATCGTGGATAATCTGCGTCAGCAGATTGCGGCGCTAAAAGTGACAGGACGGCAGAGAGTCAATCTGGACCCGGACTGGGTGCGCTTACGGCCAGAGGCCAACCGCACGCTGCAGGGCGAGTACAGCGTCTATACCCTGGAAAAACCCACGTCGGTGACGCTGGCCGGGGTGGTGGAGAAGGCGGGCAATACGCCATGGGCGGCCGGGCGATCCGTGGTGGATTACCTCGATGCCCACCCGCGCATGAGCGGCGGCGAGCGCAACACCGCGCAGGTGATCTCCCCGGCGGGTGACGTGACCGAGGTGCCCGTGGCTTACTGGAATCGACGTCACTACGAGCCGCAGCCGGGCAGCATCATCTTTGTTGGCTTCTCCTCCTGGACGCTGCCGAGCGCCTATGCCGATCTCAACCAGCAGATCGTTTCTGTTCTGACGCACCGGATCCCTGACTGA